A single genomic interval of Nocardioides nitrophenolicus harbors:
- the efp gene encoding elongation factor P yields MATTNDLKNGMVLNLEGQLWQVVEFQHVKPGKGPAFVRTKLKHVESGKNVDKTFNAGTKVETATVDRRSFQYLYNDGTNYVFMDVQDYDQLEVDPAIVGDAAGFLLENQEVILATNEGRVLFIEMPASVELVVSYTEPGVVGDSATGRTKPATLETGAEIQVPLFIEQGEKIKVDTREGGSYLSRVKG; encoded by the coding sequence ATGGCAACCACGAACGACCTCAAGAACGGCATGGTGCTGAACCTGGAGGGCCAGCTCTGGCAGGTGGTCGAGTTCCAGCACGTGAAGCCGGGCAAGGGACCCGCGTTCGTCCGTACCAAGCTCAAGCACGTCGAGTCGGGCAAGAACGTCGACAAGACCTTCAACGCCGGCACCAAGGTCGAGACCGCGACCGTCGACCGCCGCTCGTTCCAGTACCTCTACAACGACGGCACCAACTACGTCTTCATGGACGTGCAGGACTACGACCAGCTCGAGGTCGACCCCGCCATCGTCGGTGACGCCGCCGGCTTCCTCCTGGAGAACCAGGAGGTCATCCTGGCCACCAACGAGGGCCGCGTCCTGTTCATCGAGATGCCCGCCTCGGTCGAGCTCGTCGTCTCCTACACCGAGCCCGGCGTCGTCGGCGACTCCGCCACCGGCCGCACCAAGCCCGCCACGCTCGAGACCGGCGCCGAGATCCAGGTCCCGCTGTTCATCGAGCAGGGCGAGAAGATCAAGGTCGACACCCGCGAGGGCGGCTCGTACCTCTCGCGCGTGAAGGGCTGA
- the nusB gene encoding transcription antitermination factor NusB, translating into MGARTKARKRALDVLYAADLRGETGVEALERTIAEGEPPANPYTSELVRGVSERRERIDEVLAEFSTDWSLARMPAVDRNVLRIGVWELLWADDVPDTVAVTEAMGLVRELSTDDSPAFVNGVLGAIQRKKGTLV; encoded by the coding sequence GTGGGAGCCCGGACCAAGGCCCGCAAGCGCGCCCTCGACGTCCTGTACGCCGCCGACCTGCGCGGCGAGACGGGCGTCGAGGCGCTGGAGCGGACCATCGCCGAGGGCGAGCCCCCGGCCAACCCGTACACCTCCGAGCTGGTGCGCGGCGTCAGCGAGCGCCGCGAGCGGATCGACGAGGTGCTCGCGGAGTTCTCCACCGACTGGAGCCTGGCCCGGATGCCCGCCGTCGACCGCAACGTGCTCCGGATCGGGGTGTGGGAGCTGCTGTGGGCCGACGACGTCCCCGACACGGTGGCGGTGACCGAGGCGATGGGGCTGGTCCGCGAGCTGTCCACCGACGACTCCCCGGCGTTCGTCAACGGGGTGCTCGGAGCGATCCAGCGGAAGAAGGGGACGCTCGTCTGA
- a CDS encoding dihydrolipoyl dehydrogenase family protein — MPEPLEADVVVIGLGPGGEHLAASLARAGLSVVGVDRRLVGGECPYFGCIPSKMMIRAADALAEARRVAVLAGGAEVTPDWTVVADRIRDEATDDWDDEVAVERLEKAGARFVRGHGRLAGPGRVVVTTDDGEVTVTARRGVVLNTGTEPAVPPIEGLADTPYWTNRDAVRLRELPSSLVVLGGGAIGCELAQAFSRFGVEVTVVEAGERILGPEEPEASGVVAAALDAEGIAVRAGVGVTAVSHDGAFGITLADGTTIGAQALLVAAGRRTNLGDIGLDTLGFDDGVRAIEVDERMRVAGVDGLWAIGDITGKGAFTHMSMYQANVALRDLTGEDGPWADYRAVSRATFTDPEVGSVGLTEDQARRSGIRVGVGTTALPESSRGWLHKAGNDGLIKVVVDLDRGVLVGATAVGPAGGEIIGMLVTAVHAEVPLTTLRGMHFAYPTFHRAIETALSAVS, encoded by the coding sequence ATGCCGGAGCCGCTGGAAGCAGACGTCGTCGTGATCGGACTCGGACCCGGCGGCGAGCACCTCGCCGCGTCACTTGCGCGCGCCGGCCTCTCCGTGGTCGGGGTCGACCGGCGGCTGGTCGGCGGCGAGTGCCCGTACTTCGGGTGCATCCCGTCGAAGATGATGATCCGCGCCGCCGATGCGCTGGCCGAGGCGAGGCGGGTGGCCGTGCTGGCCGGCGGGGCCGAGGTGACGCCCGACTGGACGGTCGTCGCGGACCGGATCCGCGACGAGGCCACCGACGACTGGGACGACGAGGTCGCCGTCGAGCGGCTGGAGAAGGCCGGGGCGCGGTTCGTGCGCGGGCACGGCCGGTTGGCCGGCCCGGGGCGGGTCGTGGTCACGACCGACGACGGCGAGGTCACGGTGACGGCCCGGCGCGGGGTGGTGCTCAACACCGGCACCGAGCCCGCGGTGCCGCCGATCGAGGGGCTCGCCGACACGCCGTACTGGACCAACCGCGACGCCGTGCGCCTCCGCGAGCTGCCGTCCAGCCTCGTGGTGCTCGGCGGGGGTGCGATCGGGTGCGAGCTGGCGCAGGCGTTCTCGCGGTTCGGGGTCGAGGTCACGGTCGTGGAGGCGGGGGAGCGGATCCTCGGTCCCGAGGAGCCGGAGGCCAGCGGTGTCGTGGCCGCCGCACTCGACGCCGAGGGGATCGCCGTCCGGGCCGGCGTCGGGGTGACCGCGGTCAGCCACGACGGCGCGTTCGGCATCACCCTCGCCGACGGTACGACGATCGGCGCCCAGGCGCTGCTGGTCGCCGCGGGCCGTCGTACCAACCTCGGCGACATCGGCCTCGACACGCTGGGCTTCGACGACGGGGTGCGGGCGATCGAGGTGGACGAGCGGATGCGGGTCGCGGGCGTCGACGGGCTGTGGGCGATCGGCGACATCACCGGGAAGGGCGCGTTCACCCACATGTCGATGTACCAGGCGAACGTCGCGCTGCGCGACCTCACCGGCGAGGACGGGCCCTGGGCCGACTACCGCGCGGTGTCGCGGGCCACGTTCACCGATCCCGAAGTGGGCTCGGTCGGTCTCACCGAGGACCAGGCCCGCCGGTCCGGGATCCGGGTCGGCGTCGGGACGACCGCGCTGCCGGAGTCCAGCCGCGGCTGGCTGCACAAGGCCGGCAACGACGGCCTGATCAAGGTCGTGGTCGACCTCGACCGCGGCGTCCTCGTCGGTGCGACCGCGGTCGGACCGGCCGGCGGCGAGATCATCGGCATGCTGGTGACCGCGGTCCATGCCGAGGTGCCGCTCACGACCCTGCGCGGCATGCACTTCGCGTACCCGACCTTCCATCGTGCGATCGAGACCGCCCTCTCCGCCGTGTCCTGA
- a CDS encoding MinD/ParA family ATP-binding protein, which translates to MTATDFLDRRDSEATLGPATWGWRGRVRRWSGGLISPAMGAAERSYEADRTAIQRDFDGPRTIAFVNPKGGAAKTTGVLAAGHTFGTVRGGGVIAWDNNETRGTLGIRGTRSAHRNTTRELLENLGRFTDGHQSRIGDLGAFVRSQGDAHFDVLASDERPDVTGVIHAGDFAQVHALLERFYRLLLIDTGNNLRAENWLAAADAADLLVVTSTVREDTGYSGLWMLDALQDAGHENLKYRTITVLSDPSPKVDEALARDLTQVYEQRTRGVYRVPYDPALVSGSVVPYAQLSTGTRRSWLRACAAMATAL; encoded by the coding sequence ATGACCGCGACCGACTTCCTCGACCGACGCGACAGTGAGGCGACCCTCGGCCCGGCGACGTGGGGCTGGCGCGGTCGCGTACGCCGCTGGTCCGGCGGGCTGATCAGCCCGGCGATGGGCGCCGCCGAGCGGTCCTACGAGGCCGACCGGACCGCGATCCAGCGGGACTTCGACGGTCCGCGCACGATCGCCTTCGTGAACCCGAAGGGCGGCGCGGCCAAGACGACCGGTGTGCTGGCCGCGGGCCACACCTTCGGCACCGTGCGCGGCGGCGGGGTGATCGCGTGGGACAACAACGAGACGCGAGGCACCCTCGGGATCCGCGGCACGCGGAGTGCCCACCGCAACACCACCCGCGAGCTGCTCGAGAACCTCGGGCGGTTCACCGACGGCCACCAGTCCCGGATCGGCGACCTCGGCGCCTTCGTCCGCTCCCAGGGCGATGCGCACTTCGACGTCCTCGCCTCCGACGAGCGCCCCGACGTCACCGGCGTCATCCACGCCGGCGACTTCGCCCAGGTGCACGCCCTGCTCGAGCGGTTCTACCGGCTGCTCCTGATCGACACCGGCAACAACCTGCGCGCCGAGAACTGGCTCGCCGCCGCGGACGCCGCCGACCTCCTCGTCGTGACCAGCACGGTCCGCGAGGACACCGGCTACAGCGGCCTGTGGATGCTCGACGCGCTCCAGGACGCCGGTCACGAGAACCTCAAGTACAGGACCATCACCGTCCTCTCCGACCCGAGCCCGAAGGTCGACGAGGCGCTCGCGCGCGACCTCACGCAGGTCTACGAGCAGCGTACCCGCGGGGTCTACCGGGTGCCCTACGACCCGGCGTTGGTCTCGGGCTCCGTTGTGCCCTACGCACAATTGTCCACAGGCACCCGGCGGTCGTGGCTGCGGGCCTGTGCCGCGATGGCGACGGCGCTGTAG